Genomic DNA from Caldicellulosiruptor hydrothermalis 108:
AGTGCTTTGGTGTTGTATCCAATGAAAACTATACTTTGCAAGAAGTGGTTAGAATGATAAATGAAATTACAGGAGATAAATTAAAAGTTAGATGGGGGGCTTTACCATATAGAGAAAGGGAGTTTTTTTCTCCTTGGATGAATTACAAAATTTTGCCTGGTTGGCAACCAAGAGTAAAATTAAGAGATGGGCTGAAAATTCTTTTTAGTAAAGAGCTTCAAAAATTTTGATACTTATTATATATTATCAGGAGGGTATGTTGGATGTTTAAAGAAGTAAATAAGTCGATAATTCCTGGTTGTTTTGAATTTATCCCTGATATAAAAGAAGACCAACGTGGTATGTTTGTAAAAATTTATAATACTGATTTTTATAGTAGCATATTGCTTAACACAAGTATAAAAGAAAGCTACTTTACTATTTCTCACAAAAATGTAATAAGGGGTTTACATTTTCAATTACCACCTTATGAAGTAGCTAAAATTGTGTGTTGTGTTGAGGGAGAGATAATGGATGTTGTTGTAGACTTAAGAGAGGGTTCTCCAACCTATGGTAAGTATGATATTTTTTATCTAAGCGCAGAAAAATCTAATATTTTATATATTCCCGAGGGATTAGCACATGGTTACTGTGTTTTGAGTGAAAAGGCAATAGTAATTTATAATGTTACAAATGTATATTCAAAAGAACATGATACTGGAATAAGATGGGATAGTGTAGGAATTCCTTGGCCAGTTGATAATCCTATACTTTCAGAAAAGGACAAAAATTTACCAGAGTTTAAATATTTCCATACTCCTTTTAAGTATAAGGGTTATGTAAATATAAATGTTGAGAATTTAATGGATAAAATTATTGGGAATAAAATTTAGGAAGAATTATTTATGTGTGGGATGGAGTAAACTTGTATGGCTTAATGTTAGAGATACTACTAATAAATTAAGGATAGAATAATTCATTCCAGAGCCTTCCAAAGATTGGAAGCAAGACAAAAGTTTCTGTGTCAGCAAATGGTGACCATTACAGAGAACAAAATTAAGCCATACTCTTGTAGTTCAACAAATTTCACGCTCAATTGCGAAAGCTTTTCTTTGAGAATGGTGTAAACCAAAAGAATTTATATGATTAAAACAGAACAACTAATCAAACTCAATGCCTAACGTTAACACTTAGCCTCAACAAAACTATCCAAATCTAATACTTCTTCTAATTCTTCAAGTGATATTTCAAATTTGTTTGGAACAATTACTTCTTTGAACAATTCTTTTTTAGCTTGAAGTAGGTCATGTATGTGCTCGTCGATTGTCTTTTTGACCAAGTCAGGAGCAGTTGTAATTAAGTAGTAAACGTTGACATCTTTTTGCTGACCAATTCTGTAAACTCTGTCTGTTGCTTGGTCTTCCTTTGCAGGATTCCATTCCCGAGTATAGTGTATCACATGGTTTGCGGAGGTAATATTGAGCCCTATGCCACCAACCTGTGTGTTGAGGATTAAAACATTAAATTCTGCTGATTGATTAAAATTGTCAATTATTTGTTTGCGGCGAGAGCTATCCCGTATTTCACCATTCAAGATGTTGACAAACAAGCCATATCTTTGTTGGATTATAGATGAAAGCATTGCTTGGACAGGTTTAAACTTTGTGAAAATCAAAGCTTTTTCATCTTTTTGCTTTATTTCATCAAGTATTTCAATTAGTTTTTTCACCTTTGCGCACTCTTTGACCACTTTGTTGATATTCTTCTTGTGTATATCGTCGTTTGATATTTCTGGAAAATCACATACGTATATTAGCTTATGAAGAGTATCAAGAAGAATTTGCTTTTTATTTTCGGATTTTTTGAAATCAGCTATAATTTTACTGTATAGCATCTTTTGATAGTCTGTCATTTCGATACGGTGAGAAATTACGAATTTTTTCGGAAGTCCATGAAGATTTTTATCCTTTGTTCGCCTGAGATAATAAGGTTTAATTATTGATAAAAGTCCCTCTATTAACTTTTCAGAATCATTACTATCTGAATTAACAATTGGATCTTCAAATCTCTCTTTGAAATTATGATAACAGCCCAATAAACCTGGTTGAACGAAATCCATAATGCACCAAAACTCGCTTAGTCCATTTTCAAGTGGTGTGCCTGTCAAAGCTACTCTTGTTTTTGCTTTGAGTGCTTTTGTGGCTTTTGTTCTGTAAGCGTCAGGATTTTTTATGTATTGAGCTTCATCGCACACAACAACTTTCCAATCTATCTTACCAAGAATGATCTGGTCTTTCACAAGCGTGTCATACGTTGTTATAACAATGTCGTTTTTTGCAATTTCTTCTGGTTTTCTAATTCTATTATTATTGTGGTGAATGTAAAGATTGTTTTTCAGCAACGGAGCAAATTTCTCTATTTCGTCAGACCAGTTTTTTATTAATGTATTGGGTACAATGATTAGCGATGGTTTCAATTCTTCAATTTCCTTTAAATATGCCAAAAAAGCAATGACTTGAAACGTTTTTCCTAAGCCCATTTCGTCAGCAAGTATCCCGCCAATAGAGTTTTTGTACAGTGTTTTAAGCCAATTGATACCTTCCTTTTGAAATTCTTTAATCTCAATATTTTCACTGATGAATTTTGGTCTGATGAATTCTACTTCTTCTTTTGTGAGTTGGAGTTTAAAATTGATAACTGTTTCACTGTATTCAAGATGAGCTATATTATCAAATATCTCTAATACGAATTTAATTTCACTTTCTGGTATTTTAAAACCTGTTTCTTCATATACGCTTTTTATTTCCTCAATTTTTGTTTTGAAATTTTTAATATCATTGTAATTATTTCTAACCCATTTATCGCCTATTTTTACGTATTCATCATTTGATAACTCTAAAATAGGTAAGATTTCGTCAATCTGAACATCTTCGGAATATTGGTTGTCAGATGATTCAAACTTAATTTCTCCTACTAAGTCGAATAAACCTGTTTTTGTGTCTTTATTTAGCTTTATAATTGGCTTTATATGATAAACTTTTATACCAATTTCTTTAACCCTTTTACTGAATTCGTCTATATCTATCCAGTCGGGCAAAAACAAATGGGGGGTTTCAATCAGTTTTGGAATTTCGGGTCCTTTGAATTTGGGAAGCCTTTTTATGGTATTGAATTTTTCCACAGCATTGTTACTGGAAAAGATTCTAATTCTTCGATACCCAATTGGAATTGTTTTGACTTTTTCAAGATATTCATCTTTGCTATGAAAAATGTGATTAATTTCTTGTGTTTTTTCACTTTGGTGAATAATAACAGGTTCAATTGCAATTTCGTCTTTATTCGGTGTTTTGATTACATAATCAACTTCATCTACATACAAGTATTCCTCGTTTTTTAAGTAATCTTCGA
This window encodes:
- a CDS encoding DEAD/DEAH box helicase — encoded protein: MFFFNLFKKSISTEIDYCKDGIITTIFLNFTNKKRQNISLPFDKNHIITKYLKKLTSDSYQKLIILQQLWNDEIIQPHKENAYIISYDSLYKIENQDRILTNLPRDIKNLKIKIRTEGIFTSVDFRLKYDLYLSSGKKIDKYHIIENVLFFDNKAYLMEKHVYDLISIVNKINQEKSKEMLAEYISLLQSKAKSENVILEDYLKNEEYLYVDEVDYVIKTPNKDEIAIEPVIIHQSEKTQEINHIFHSKDEYLEKVKTIPIGYRRIRIFSSNNAVEKFNTIKRLPKFKGPEIPKLIETPHLFLPDWIDIDEFSKRVKEIGIKVYHIKPIIKLNKDTKTGLFDLVGEIKFESSDNQYSEDVQIDEILPILELSNDEYVKIGDKWVRNNYNDIKNFKTKIEEIKSVYEETGFKIPESEIKFVLEIFDNIAHLEYSETVINFKLQLTKEEVEFIRPKFISENIEIKEFQKEGINWLKTLYKNSIGGILADEMGLGKTFQVIAFLAYLKEIEELKPSLIIVPNTLIKNWSDEIEKFAPLLKNNLYIHHNNNRIRKPEEIAKNDIVITTYDTLVKDQIILGKIDWKVVVCDEAQYIKNPDAYRTKATKALKAKTRVALTGTPLENGLSEFWCIMDFVQPGLLGCYHNFKERFEDPIVNSDSNDSEKLIEGLLSIIKPYYLRRTKDKNLHGLPKKFVISHRIEMTDYQKMLYSKIIADFKKSENKKQILLDTLHKLIYVCDFPEISNDDIHKKNINKVVKECAKVKKLIEILDEIKQKDEKALIFTKFKPVQAMLSSIIQQRYGLFVNILNGEIRDSSRRKQIIDNFNQSAEFNVLILNTQVGGIGLNITSANHVIHYTREWNPAKEDQATDRVYRIGQQKDVNVYYLITTAPDLVKKTIDEHIHDLLQAKKELFKEVIVPNKFEISLEELEEVLDLDSFVEAKC
- the rfbC gene encoding dTDP-4-dehydrorhamnose 3,5-epimerase, whose amino-acid sequence is MFKEVNKSIIPGCFEFIPDIKEDQRGMFVKIYNTDFYSSILLNTSIKESYFTISHKNVIRGLHFQLPPYEVAKIVCCVEGEIMDVVVDLREGSPTYGKYDIFYLSAEKSNILYIPEGLAHGYCVLSEKAIVIYNVTNVYSKEHDTGIRWDSVGIPWPVDNPILSEKDKNLPEFKYFHTPFKYKGYVNINVENLMDKIIGNKI